The Theobroma cacao cultivar B97-61/B2 chromosome 1, Criollo_cocoa_genome_V2, whole genome shotgun sequence genome contains the following window.
AGTTTACTAATTAATTTAACTTGAAATTACTATAACATTTTTTGAAACCACCGTttactcaattttatttacaaagataatttgttaaattgaaacaaaaaattaggGCTTTGGCTTCTATGcttaacttttttttgtttatttttcaaagTATCTATCACACATCATGCATGTAAGACCTACTTAGGAATTGTAAATCTCATGTATTAAAAAGTAtgagaaattaagaaaagcaATTAAGGAGAGTTGAACCAAAAGAGGCCAAGTACTATTATGCTGCCAAATCATGCTAAAGCCTagattaattttgaattaagCAGGTTCAGTGGCAGAGACTTCTTACGAAGATTTAAAGGGAAGCGCATCATGTTTGTAGGTGACTCACTGAGCTTAAATCAATGGCAGTCACTCACATGTTTGCTTCATAGAGCCGTACCACGAGCCAAGTACACCTTGCAAAGAATAGGAGGCCTCTCCACATTCAACTTCACAGTAATCTTATCCATCTTTTTCTTAACTAAGAAGAGTTagtgcttgatttctttgatgtttgaaaattgatattatATATGTGATTCTAGAGTTTGCCGGTATGATACTCTTTGCAGGCATATGGAGTGTCAATTATGTTCTCACGCAATGCATTTCTTGTTGATATTGTCAATGGAAAAAATGGGCGAGTTCTAAAACTCAACTCAATCGGGAGTGGACAACTTTGGAAAGGAGTTGATTTGTTGATCTTTGACACGTGGCATTGGTGGCTTCACACCGGCAGAAAACAACCGTGAGTTTTGCAGCTAGCCCTTGGTTTTTACTCCTATAAAAACACTTCTTGCTTATAATTACAGCTAGCATTGGAACTATGGGTGTATTTGATGTTGCAGATGGGACTACGTCCAGGACGATAAGATAACTCGCAAAGACATGAATCGCATGGTTGCGTATGAGAAAGCATTGAGGACATGGGCCAGATGGGTGAAACTCACTGTAAATCCTGCTAAAACCAAGGTGTTCTTCCAAGGCGTCTCCCCTGATCATATGGAGTAAGTTGTTCCAATCACCTcttatcaaatttaattggaaATAAGATATTCTAATCATGGGCATATGGAGAAGTTGGGCCTTTGAAATCCCATTCTTACATATCGGATTGACTTGGTGAACTCATTCTTGTTGTGTTAGTTCGAGGGATTGGGGTGATCCAACAGCAAAGACTTGCCGAGGGGAAACCCACCCAGTAATGTCAAAGCGGGGCTATCCAGGAGGTCCACACCCAGCCCAAGTTGTTTTAAAGAAAGTGTTGCGAAGTGTGACAAAGCCAGTTCATTTGCTTGATATAACAAGCTTGTCGAAACTAAGGAAGGACGGACACCCTTCAGCCTTTGGCTACGGAGGCCGCCGCGGCACAGATTGTACACATTGGTGTCTCCCTGGAGTTCCTGATACATGGAACGAACTGCTGTTTGCAGCTCTCATCCACTAAGGGGGGTCGCCTGGTAGTTAATtgaaatatacatatatat
Protein-coding sequences here:
- the LOC18612108 gene encoding protein trichome birefringence-like 43, giving the protein MGLSAFAAVVLFVIEFWPQVHGSKCDIYRGRWVHDASYPLYRSTDCPFIQQEFNCQKNGRPDHLYLKYRWQPTSCNLPRFSGRDFLRRFKGKRIMFVGDSLSLNQWQSLTCLLHRAVPRAKYTLQRIGGLSTFNFTAYGVSIMFSRNAFLVDIVNGKNGRVLKLNSIGSGQLWKGVDLLIFDTWHWWLHTGRKQPWDYVQDDKITRKDMNRMVAYEKALRTWARWVKLTVNPAKTKVFFQGVSPDHMDSRDWGDPTAKTCRGETHPVMSKRGYPGGPHPAQVVLKKVLRSVTKPVHLLDITSLSKLRKDGHPSAFGYGGRRGTDCTHWCLPGVPDTWNELLFAALIH